The following proteins are co-located in the Paludibaculum fermentans genome:
- the proS gene encoding proline--tRNA ligase → MSESPITPRGKDFATWYQDVVLHGDMAEPAEIVKGCMVIKPNGYAVWERLQRELDDRFKATNHQNIYLPLLIPQSFLQKEAEHVEGFAPELAVVTIAGGKELEEPYVIRPTSETIVGHFFSKWIHSYRDLPVLVNQWANVIRWELRTRMFLRTTEFLWQEGHTAHSSHEEAVEEVLRILDLYAEVSEEIMAVPVIKGVKTRAEKFAGALRSYSIEAMMQNGLALQAGTSHDLGQNFGRAFDVQFQSKEGKLDYVWQTSWGVSTRLIGGLIMTHSDDKGLVLPPKVAPRKSVLVPIFRKDEEKAVVLEAAAKLAKDLGAHVDLRDGMTPGAKFFHWERLGIPVVFELGPRDVASGNMVIKRRDTGTKEVIPQSEAVAKQAEILDAMQRDLLAKARQRMQDNTVLANSIGEVEEILGSVTAEKGGGKFVMAHLKDDPANDARIKEFKASVRNIPSVDLYDGPGKCILTGETVDRRVVIAKAY, encoded by the coding sequence ATGTCCGAGTCTCCTATTACTCCTCGCGGAAAAGATTTTGCCACCTGGTATCAGGATGTGGTGCTGCATGGCGATATGGCCGAGCCGGCCGAGATCGTCAAGGGTTGCATGGTGATCAAACCCAACGGCTATGCCGTGTGGGAGCGTCTGCAGCGTGAGCTGGACGACCGGTTCAAGGCCACCAACCACCAGAACATCTACCTGCCGCTGTTGATTCCACAGAGTTTCCTGCAGAAGGAGGCGGAGCACGTCGAGGGGTTCGCGCCGGAACTGGCGGTGGTGACCATCGCCGGCGGCAAGGAACTGGAAGAGCCTTACGTCATCCGGCCCACCTCGGAGACCATCGTCGGCCATTTCTTCTCGAAGTGGATCCACAGCTACCGCGACTTGCCGGTGCTGGTGAATCAGTGGGCGAACGTCATCCGCTGGGAGCTGCGCACGCGCATGTTCCTGCGGACGACCGAGTTCCTGTGGCAGGAAGGGCATACGGCTCACTCCAGCCATGAGGAGGCGGTGGAAGAGGTCCTGCGGATCCTGGATCTGTACGCCGAGGTTTCGGAAGAGATCATGGCCGTGCCTGTGATCAAGGGTGTGAAAACGCGGGCGGAGAAGTTCGCGGGCGCGCTGCGGTCGTACTCGATCGAGGCTATGATGCAGAACGGCCTGGCTTTGCAGGCCGGCACCAGCCACGACTTGGGCCAGAACTTCGGCCGGGCGTTCGATGTCCAGTTCCAGAGCAAGGAAGGGAAGCTGGACTACGTGTGGCAGACGAGCTGGGGCGTGAGCACGCGGCTGATCGGCGGGCTGATCATGACCCATTCGGACGATAAGGGCCTGGTGCTGCCGCCGAAGGTGGCTCCGCGCAAGAGCGTGCTGGTGCCCATCTTCCGCAAGGACGAAGAGAAGGCCGTGGTGCTGGAAGCGGCGGCCAAGCTGGCGAAGGACCTGGGCGCGCACGTCGACCTGCGAGACGGTATGACCCCGGGCGCCAAGTTCTTCCATTGGGAGCGGTTAGGGATCCCGGTGGTGTTCGAGCTGGGTCCGCGCGACGTGGCCAGCGGCAACATGGTGATCAAGCGCCGCGACACGGGCACGAAGGAAGTGATTCCGCAGTCCGAGGCAGTGGCGAAGCAGGCGGAGATCCTGGACGCGATGCAGCGCGACCTGCTGGCGAAGGCGCGGCAGCGGATGCAGGACAACACGGTGCTGGCGAACTCCATCGGCGAGGTGGAGGAGATCCTGGGCTCGGTCACGGCCGAGAAGGGCGGCGGCAAGTTCGTGATGGCGCATTTGAAGGACGATCCGGCCAACGACGCGCGGATCAAGGAATTCAAGGCAAGCGTCCGAAACATTCCGTCGGTGGATCTGTACGACGGGCCGGGCAAGTGCATCCTGACGGGTGAGACTGTGGATCGCCGAGTGGTGATCGCCAAGGCGTACTAA